The window AGCCTAAAAACTATATTACTACTATGGATGATGATCGTGGTAGAAGTACAGTTATGGACTTGGTTGCTAATGCAACAAAAGAAAGAATTTATCCTGTTGGGCGTTTAGATAGAAATACTACCGGTTTATTGTTGTTTACTAATGATGGTGAATTGGCTAAAAAATTAACGCACCCTAAACATGATGTTCGTAAATTATATCATGCTTCTTTAGATAGAAAGTTAGATTTAAAAGATTTACAGAAATTACGTGGAGAAGTAATTATTGAAGGGAAAAAGGTTTTTATTGACGCTGTTGAATATGTTCAAGGACAAAAGAAAACAGAAGTTGGTATTGAAATTCATTCTGGAAGAAATAGAATTGTACGTAAAATATTTGAACACGTAGGTTATAAAGTTGTAAAATTAGACCGAGTAATTTTTGCTGGTATGACCAAAAAGAATTTACCTCGTGGACGTTGGAGAGAGCTTACAAAATTAGAGTTAAGTAATTTACAGATGATATAAAACAAAAATCCAGAGCAATTTGCTCTGGATTTTTTTATGTATTTAGTAATCTTTATTTAGGATCTAAAATTTCTTCAATTCTTTCAACTACATCTTGTAAGTGGTATCTTGTAAGTGTATTTGGGGCAGTTGCAATAGCTCTTTTAGTATCGCGCTTAATTCTGTTTAATTCACCTCTAACAACAGGTTTAATATCAGATAAAGTAGCATTTACATTAGTTTGCTTAAAGTAACCCGAATTTGCACCTCTTTGGCTTTTTAAGATCATTAATTTACCTAATCTATCAATATGTGCTCTTTGTAAGTTTCTTCTGTAAA of the Tenacibaculum todarodis genome contains:
- a CDS encoding pseudouridine synthase produces the protein MDSKNNSSRGRQAGKRNNPQAKKRFQNTTSKPKAKPQAQKNESTGIRLNKFISNSGICSRREADTYIEHGSVTINGNLVTEMGHKVQPGDEVRFDGSLISIEQKRYILLNKPKNYITTMDDDRGRSTVMDLVANATKERIYPVGRLDRNTTGLLLFTNDGELAKKLTHPKHDVRKLYHASLDRKLDLKDLQKLRGEVIIEGKKVFIDAVEYVQGQKKTEVGIEIHSGRNRIVRKIFEHVGYKVVKLDRVIFAGMTKKNLPRGRWRELTKLELSNLQMI